The genomic window TTAACTTCATTTGACTAAGTTAAATTATGTCTGTGCCTCCCTCCTGTTCATTTGCCACTCTGCAATACCTGTGCTGCtctgtagttggaattttctttgtgcCGCCAAACAGCTCCCAAATGAAGACACggagacattattaattatgagtgTTCcactaactcttttaacttaacctgtttctgttcatctacGTTGTGCCacggggctttttacttttctttttattctgtgtgtcctactttcttgcttccttcctgtctggctgACTGGCCCTTGGTGTTTCCCTAtcgtttccttttcttctctgagcctaaatccctcctcctacttactctcctgCCCAGAAGTTCCTTCtacctatacctcctccctcgctgttggccattcagctttttattaaaccagtcagtgCCTTAAGCAGGCAGAGGaaaacagcagcacatctttacagagttaaacaaatacaacactgCATAGTTAAACACTGCTCTGCTGTCTAGAACTTTGTATTGCATTTTTTTGTGGTATCTCTTATGTGCTTAGTATCAAAATTCCTTCTCAACCAAACTAAAACCATGTTTTCAGGTTTCTCTCCGCCGGCGGAAACGGGAAGTGCTTGTAGAAGAGATGTCTCAAGAAGACGCTCAGGGATTACCAAGTTCGGAGCTTGATGCTGTGGAGAACCAGCTCAAGTGGGCATCCTGGGAACTCAGCTCTCTGAGGCACTGTGGTGAGGACCAGAACTCTATGGGGCCGGCCTTTCCCAGagtgctttgcttgttttttggaGAAACAGTTTTAAACTGCTGTTTAGAAATTGCCATGCTGTGAAGAGCCTGACTTTCCTGGTGGCTGACTCAATGGCCTCGGGAGTTTTTACTCCTCGGTTTTAGCATCTCTAGCTTTTCTTTCATGACGACTGCCCATACTGGGGCTTCGGCCTGCCTGACTCTGCGCCAGTGCCTGTGGACCATGTCTGATTCACACATGCCACTGCTTGTCTGCCGCCTGCCTTGTGCTCTCTTGTTCTTGGGCTCCTGCCTAACTGTATTAATACGGTGAACTTACTGGAAGTCTCCttcaacctttttattttattacttgaaTTACTTTCTAAGATTTCAGctatttctggtttttttttgtctcaatatTTTACCCCTTTTTAATTAAGAAACTTTCCccccatatttttttaatatttatttattatgtatacaatattctgtctgtgtgtatgcctgcagggcagaagagggcaccagacccgattacagatggttgtgagccaccatgtggttgctgggaattgaactcaggacctttggaagggcaggcagtgctcttaacctctgagccatctctccagcccccttccccccatattttaatttattttatgtgtatgggtgttttgccctcATGTGTGTCTGTAGCATGTGCATGCTAGGTGCCCTTGGAActcagaagaggaagtcagaccccctggagctggagttacagatggttgtgagctgccccgtGGGTGCAGGggattaaacctgggtcctctggaagagcagacagtgctcaaccactgggccatctctgcagaccccttaagaaactttttaaaaagatcttttaaaTCAAaagtatgtgtgcttgtgtgtgaggttgtgcatgtgcgtgcaggTCTCAGGGCAGGGgagagcactggatccctggagctgtcGGTGGGTAATGAGCCCAGTGAGGGTGCAGGGAGCTGAACTCGGCTTTTTTGCAAGAACTGTATGTGCTTTTAAGCACTgaatcatctctgcagccctctagaacttaaaaaataaaaataaaaacctcagaaATGAGACGAGGGTAAACTCTTTACTTTTTCCTAAGTATTTATTCAAACTAGGCTCCCAAGCTATAATATGGCTTAAATGCAGAAATATCAAAGTATAATTGTTATaattcagatttttttgtttccaaTATCCTGGCAGTTAATGCTGTGTACTTGTTTATATGCCCTAGGATACTAAACTTGCTGTGTTGGCGTTTTGTTTGTAGGAAGTTTGTTTGAGTGTGCGTCAGTCTCTGAGGTAGATGGAGATAATGTTGGTTTGCCACACATGAGGACATGAGCAGGTTTTCTTCCTGTGTGAGGGGATGGTACTGTAAATCAGACCCAAGGCAGAGGTGCGATCCGCTCACTATTGTAGTTTTCCCTAGCTCGTGGGATGTTGTTCAGTGTGCTCTTCAGAGGTGTACTTTCATGGGTCAAAGCTGTTCCCTTCCTAAATTTTGGGATGGCTTTCCATGGTTGGCCTCATTTGAGCAGTCTAGCCGCTTTCACGTTCAGAGAGTTCCATTTATTTCATGTCACGGGTCCTCACTTGCCCTTCATACTTGACTTTCCAAGTAGCTAAGCCGCATTAACCCTTTGAGCCCTTGGGTCTCCCTCCCCCCTGCTTTCCCGCTTGACTTTCCCGTGGTGGCTCCATCTTCGGCCGCTCTCGAGTGCTGCTGCTCACCGTAGTCCCTGTTATGCTGTGTGGCCTAAGCTCCAGGGGACTGTGGGTGagtcttgctctctctgcctgtgagTAGGCAGTGCTGCCACTGTAAAACCAAGGCTTTTTTCTAGACACATCTAGATTTACAAGGAACAATGTTTCTGCCTGCTGTGACAAATAGCAAATTGGGGCGAGCTTCTTTAATGCAGACTTTTCATTATGCTGTGTTGAAGCTCTGAGTGTCGGCTTTAGTTAACACGGGCTGCctcaggtcatccttggctgtactgaagctctgagtGTCGGCTTTAGTTAACACAGGCTGCctcaggtcatccttggctgtttttggttttatttattctgggttattttgttttgttttgtatttttgtttgttttgagtcttTGTCTCTGCCTGGTCTGAAGACGCCTGCCTCCTCTGGGTGCTGGAGTctaaggaatgtgccaccacacccagttcttgACTTCTTATCAGGACTCTGTTCTGCTTTGAGTTCAGTATTGATTGTGACACATTAATTTATTTCAGCAGCAGCTGTTGTTTGACACCTTCTTTTTGTTATTCCTTCATTTTGATATAATCTCTTAAAAACTGTTTCCTAGTGGCCATCATTTTTCCTCCCGCAGTTCCCTTCAGACCTAGCCATAGCAGTTtgatttttcacttttgtttttaacctgTCACCTTTTTGACTATGTTCTATTTAGAAagtattacatgtatgtgtgtatgtatgtgtgtgtatgtatgtatatgtatgtacgtcATTTGTTCAGTTGCCCAGAGAGTTCAGAAGAGGAAGTTGGACCCCCTAGACCTGGAGTTGTgatggtggttgtgagcctcccagtgtgggtgctggaactgaacttgggtcctctgaagggCCATGTGCTCCTCAtgactgagcaatctctctagcccctatgtTAAATTTAGATAAAaccagcgcacacctttaatcccagcacttgggagatagggGCTgttggatctgagtttgaggccaccctggtctacagaatgaatttcaggacagtcagggatgcacaaagaaactctgtcttgaaaaatgaaaaaacaaacaaaataaataaaataaacaaaccagatCAGATAAGACCTTGTGTGTCTTTTTGTTGTCAGGCAGCGGCTCACTGGCCTCACCCCCCTTCCTTTATTGAGAATTGTCAGCCTCATATATTCATAGATGTGTacgggtttgtttgttttagttcatgaacaactttttgttttgttttgtttgtttgtttttttgccaggcatggtggtgcataatTTTAATGCCAACAttaggaggcagaaataggcTGAATTAGTctatacatagcaagttccaggctggccgtggctacatagtgagaccttgtctcaacaacaaataaccattttttttccctttcaagttCTTTTCTCTTCAAGTAGGAACTGAGTGatacttgtattttcttttatttcagatGATGATGTCAGGACAGAAAATGGAGCGCTGGCTCCAAAGCAGGAGATTGCTTCCGCCGTGGGATCTCAGGAAGTTCCTGGCACTCTTAATATAGGTGTTCCTCAGATTTTTAAATATGGAGAAACCTGTTTACCCAAGGgcagatttgaaagaaagagaaatcccTCTCGAAAGAAACAGCACATATGTGACGAATGTGGAAAACACTTCAGCCAGGGCTCAGCCCTTATTCTTCACCAGAGAATCCACAGTGGGGAGAAGCCTTACGGATGTGTCGAGTGCGGAAAAGCCTTCAGCAGAAGCTCCATCCTTGTGCAGCACCAGCGAGTCCACACTGGGGAGAAACCTTACAAGTGTCttgagtgtgggaaagccttcagccAGAATTCTGGGCTCATTAATCATCAGCGAATCCACACTGgggagaaaccttatgaatgtgtTCAGTGTGGAAAGTCCTATAGTCAGAGCTCAAACCTTTTTAGACATCAGAGACGACACAATGCAGAAAAACTTTTAAATGTTGTGAAAGTTTAAGAGATTAGGGGGAAACAATGAGCACTCAGgtctttttcttcagaaatgaagacaattaaaaacatgaagtgatagagaaaagttttttttccctgttgACTGAGAAAATCCACTgggagatacaaaaaaaaaaaatcttcatcatTGTTATCTCGAAAGAAATGCTGTTAGGCctaaaaactgaaattttaaataattcaggTATTAATACCTAAAATTTCCATGTGATATTTATATTCTCTTTTCTCCCAAGTAATGAGCTACCTAATTCTTTGTCCCTTTCTTAACAATTTCCTTTTTCAGACAAAGAGTTTATTTCTGTGTTGGTCATTGGAATGTTGTTTTATAAGGATACATacctttctattttaaaaggcaATGTAAGAATTGTAAAATCTAAAAGCCCatcatttaaaaacatctttgaaCATTTAGTTTCCTTTTGTTCAGTTTGAGTATATTTGGGGAAACTAGAAGATAAAGGCTAGTCAAAGCCTCAATGTTAAATGCGCCTTAAGATCTCAGATGAGTGATGGTGGCAGAATTTTAAAGAGTGAGGGAAAAACTGGACAAGTTACACACTGAAGTGTATCAGTTACATACAGGCATCTTTCCTTAGGAAaacttcaacaacaaaaaaactgatTTTATCTAAGTTGTGGGCATCTTACTAATGAAGAGAGTTTCCTATGTAAAAATAGCACTTGTAAAGTGAAGATAAATATTACACTAAGGAAGAATGCTGGTGTTGAAAGGCAGATGTAAAATTAGGCACTTAGATGATGTGGCTTTTAGAAAATCTCCAGTCTAACTCATTTTGCTCTCATCCTAGTTAAGGATATAGAAAACTCCTTGAGGGGAGGCCAACAATATCAGGTTTGCTCTTATTCCTTTGGTACAAAAGGGTTGAACACCAGGCTAACACAGCCCTGCATTTGGTACTGAACATTTTACCGACAATGCACTGTGCTAGGTACTGTGATCCTGCTGTCAGCAGGTAGTATTTGTTCCAATGAAAGTCACGGGGGTTTCCCGTCAGCATTCCAGGTCACTCTGAGATTCCCGGAGTTTAGTTCTCTCAGCAGTGTGTTGTGTTTGGAGGGAGGTCAGCTCAGAAAGCTAGCTAGTCAGCTCTTCGCACTTTTCAGAGGTGAGCTCAAGATACCCTCTATTAGTTTAAACAGTTTTGAATCTTAAAAATCCAAATGTAATTTCTAGTAGTATTGTAGTTATAACTACATGTTAAGTTGAATggacctttaaaaataaataactaggcTATGAATAACTAGTTTTATTAACTGGCAGAATTgattgaattttttaatttacagtcttaacacattttttaaaaaacattaaaagtaatACATTTTAGTAGTAGGATTCTGTATACCTGGCTAGGAATCCAGGTACTGTGGCTCTACTGTTTAGTGGCAAACTCTGGAAGTTAAAGCATCGAGGATAAGaaaatgtggggtttttttgtttgtttgtttttatgtgagaCAGGCGTCATTACATGGAAAATGATCCACAGGAGGACAAATATTTCCAGCAATTTGGGTTATATCTGGTACTTGGTTGAATTTTAAACTGAAAAGTGAGATTTTTGCGTGAGTTATTGAAAACAGTTCTAAATGCAGTACAGCTGGTGAATGAGGCAGAATGAAGCTTGTTCATAGATTTCGGATAACAATTCTGAAAAACGTGCTTTATAGATTAAGATTTATTGAAGTATAAATATGTAGTAATGctataatgtatttttaagttaTACAAGAAAAGTAGGGACTTTTGTTTGGGTCTTTTCTCTGTGGCTGAGAGGAAACACGTTAATGTCCAATAAAGCTGTAAACGCCTCTGCTCTAAGGTAGCGACCTGGAATCgtgttacttatttgtttatgGCTGGTTCTTTCCCAGTAGGTTTTTGAGGTGGCACATTTGATgactgctgggatgacagagtAGGTAATAAGGTGGAATGCCAGACTTACCAATTTTAGGGGTAGATTTGGTAATGTGGAAGCACAGAAAAGGCGGTACTAGAGTTGGCAGATAGGTGTTGTCTTTCCGGCTCTGACCCTTGTGTATCTGTTGGGAAGGAATTTCAGACAAAGGACTGGTCTAAAACCCCTCATGgtgtaaaggaaaaggaaagcagtGGGATGTATATTTAACTGGCTCTGGCTAGGCGTAAGTCTCCACTAGACAGATTAATTTACAGTAGCAGGTAGTGATTGCTGTCTTCAGAACTGTCCCCACACAGATCATCATAATTTGGGGGTACCCAGTCTAATGAAGTAGACATGAGCAGGTTAACATGTGAGCACTTCTGTGAAGACATGCACACTAATGGGCCCAACAGGGTGTCTGGTGATTTCATAGTAACAGATGTTTGACCGTTAGCAGCCTGTCTTAGATTCGTGTGAGCTTCGGGGAGGGTGCCTGTTCTGAGAGAATGTGCATGCTAAACATGCTTGGAGTACTTAATCATCTAGAGTTGTGGACTAGGAAAACAAGACCCAACAATCTCGGAACTTGTGGCTTGGAAATGGCCACTTAGAACTGCAACACAATCCTGTGGATTCCACAggccagtttgtttgtttgtttgcttattctgTCAAGAGTGATGGTCttagcagggtggtggtgcacacctttagttccagcactccagaggcagaggtaggtggttgtttgtgagttcaaggctaacttagtctacagcgtgagttccaggacagcgaggagtaggactacacagagaaaccctgtctcaaaaaaccaaattaaaaaaaaaaaaaaagatggcagtACAAGtttaataaacttgaaagttattatATATACCCATTTAATTTTTCCACAACGcagaaacaaaagatgaaaaaagaCATCAGATTTAGCCAGAAATGGTAATCTATCTGGTTTATTGTCCTTCCAAATTTAGCTCTATACACGTTTAagcaaacacctttaaaataACAGTCTTGGATTGAGTACAGGCACCAACTAAAGTGCCTTACTCTGCTTTAATCCTCAACAGACCTGAGGTCGTTACATAGCTCCATCTACCATAGAGAGACTGGttttccctcccccactgctGTGGGCATTTTCCATAGTTATAGTATTCCTTTGCATTATTACACTCAGTCCATCTAACCCATCCCTACTGATGGGTTTGTAGGTTCTTTATGCATAACAGATACAGTTGCTATCCATAAACATAGATTCTACTACCTATGTAGTTCTCCTTATAACACAAATAACTAGAAATGAATTCATTGGGTCAGGAAGTACATATTTGACATTTTTGAGGAAATACAACTTTAAAAGTTGGACCAATAATTCCATTAATAGTAAGAATGCCTGTTTGCCTGCTCTCCTGACAGTACTGCAGCCTGAAAAGGTTTTGCTCATCTTACAGACCaggtctttttttcattttcttttttctttgtgtgtgtgcatgcatgtatgtgtgtgtgcacgcgtgcatgtgcGCCTTTATTAGTAagaaggaacatttttttttgttcattggCTGTTTTATGTCCTGCTTTGgtcttgttcttttcttcttttgttctaaTTATGAAAGTATAAATGACTACATTAACATCATAAGAGAGACAAATGTAAGACCATTTTCCCAGGTCAGTTCCATTTCCAGTTTACATAAAGTACAGTTTGTGCACATTTCCATGTGAACATACAGAAATGTGGACACCCTTTAAATAACGGGATTATTAGGAATTTTAAGATATCTTTGTCTTAGATATTCTGGTCTTCAAACCTCTGgaaggtggctggctggctgtaaGGCACTTGTTGCCTGACACTCCCCTCCATCTTCTGACAGATAGCTGTAGAGTCTTCACACTGTAGAGTACTCATTGCCCACAGAGCCGCCTTACCCACACTGGACAGCCCTTATCTGtttgggaaaaggagagagaggaaaccttcctatttgcatttccctgactaATAGTGAAGTTGGCCATTTATAATTTCCGGAGGATTGTTCATTCATGCTTCTATTGCCTTTGTACTGGGTTATGTGGGTATCTGTGTTTGTTCAGCATCTCTTTCCTCATTTATGGCAACAGTATCCCTATTTCTTGTGGTTAACCCATTCCATATGGCTTTGGTGAGCACATGACCAGGCTCGTCTCCTGAGCCACACTAGCCACAGTGATTAGACAGCGGGCATCAATCTGAAGCAGGCTAAGGAGAGAGCTCAAGAGAACAGCAACTCCTGGAAAGAAGGCTTTGGAGACACTGGAGACCCAAGGACGATGGGAGCCTGCATTTTTCCTATGTGGAGAAAGTCTGAGGAGAAACTCAGAGGCTAGCAGAGATGGTGAAAAACTAAGTTTTGATGTCATTTTTCTGGAGGCCCTAGATCCAGTTGTGCCTAAAGCCTGCCCTACCTCTGGACTTTAAAGTTTGTGAGCCAATAAAGTCCCTTTCTTGTTTAAGATAATTGTATTTGTCCTGATTAATATAGGgtatttgtattttcttgttgATTTGTAGAAAACTTGTAGTTTTAATTCTAGACTCACACATTATATAAGTTAATAAAATTAGCAATGGCCTTTTATAATTTGGACTCTGTCAGCCTCTGCCATGTGTTACTTTACTCTCTCCCCTCCCCGATTCACACACCATTCCCATACTTGACATTCTAACAGTGGCTTTCATTAAGTCTGAACAACTTTTCATACATTGTCTCCAACA from Microtus pennsylvanicus isolate mMicPen1 chromosome 4, mMicPen1.hap1, whole genome shotgun sequence includes these protein-coding regions:
- the Znf24 gene encoding zinc finger protein 24 → MSAQSVEEDSILIIPNPDEEEKILRVKLEEDPDGEEGSSVSWNHLPDPEVFRQRFRQFGYQDSPGPREAVSQLRKLCRLWLRPETHTKEQILELVVLEQFVAILPKELQTWVREHHPENGEEAVTVLEDLERELDDPGQPVSLRRRKREVLVEEMSQEDAQGLPSSELDAVENQLKWASWELSSLRHCDDDVRTENGALAPKQEIASAVGSQEVPGTLNIGVPQIFKYGETCLPKGRFERKRNPSRKKQHICDECGKHFSQGSALILHQRIHSGEKPYGCVECGKAFSRSSILVQHQRVHTGEKPYKCLECGKAFSQNSGLINHQRIHTGEKPYECVQCGKSYSQSSNLFRHQRRHNAEKLLNVVKV